One region of Macadamia integrifolia cultivar HAES 741 chromosome 11, SCU_Mint_v3, whole genome shotgun sequence genomic DNA includes:
- the LOC122094316 gene encoding inositol-3-phosphate synthase, which translates to MFIESFKVESPNVKYSENEIQSVYSYETTELVHENRNGSYQWIVKPKTVQYELKTDTRVPKLGVLLVGWGGNNGSTLTGGVIANREGISWATKDKVQQANYFGSLTQASTIRVGSFNGEEIYAPFKSLLPMVNPDDVVFGGWDISDMNLADAMARAKVFDIDLQSQLRPYMESMVPLPGIYDPDFIAANQGSRANNVLKGTKKEQVQQIMKDIRDFKEATKVDKVVVLWTANTERYSNVVVGLNDTMENLLASLDRDESEISPSTLYAIACVLENIPFINGSPQNTFVPGLIDLAIRRNSLIGGDDFKSGQTKMKSVLIDFLVGAGIKPTSIVSYNHLGNNDGMNLSAPQTFRSKEISKSNVVDDMVSSNGILYEPGEHPDHVIVIKYVPYVGDSKRAMDEYTSEIFMGGKSTIVLHNTCEDSLLAAPIILDLVLLAELSTRIEFKAEGEGKFHSFHPVATILSYLTKAPLVPPGTPVVNALSKQRAMLENILRACVGLAPENNMILEYK; encoded by the exons ATGTTCATTGAGAGCTTCAAGGTTGAGAGCCCTAATGTTAAATACTCAGAGAATGAGATTCAATCTGTGTACAGTTATGAGACCACTGAGCTTGTTCATGAAAACAGAAACGGTTCTTACCAATGGATCGTCAAGCCTAAGACTGTTCAATATGAGCTCAAGACTGATACTCGTGTTCCTAAGCTAGG GGTTTTGCTTGTGGGTTGGGGAGGAAACAATGGTTCAACCCTTACTGGCGGTGTCATTGCTAATCGGGA AGGAATTTCTTGGGCTACCAAAGATAAAGTACAGCAAGCCAATTATTTTGGGTCGCTCACCCAGGCATCAACCATTCGAGTTGGATCGTTTAATGGGGAAGAGATTTATGCTCCTTTCAAGAGCTTACTCCCCATG GTGAACCCTGATGATGTTGTTTTTGGGGGTTGGGATATAAGCGACATGAACTTGGCGGATGCCATGGCCAGGGCTAAGGTCTTTGACATCGATTTGCAGAGTCAGTTAAGGCCTTACATGGAATCCATGGTTCCACTTCCTGGAATTTACGACCCTGATTTCATAGCTGCCAATCAAGGCTCTCGTGCAAACAACGTCCTTAAGGGTACCAAGAAAGAGCAGGTTCAACAAATTATGAAggatataag GGATTTCAAGGAAGCTACTAAGGTAGACAAGGTGGTTGTTCTTTGGACGGCCAACACGGAGAGATACAGCAATGTAGTTGTGGGTCTTAATGATACCATGGAGAACCTGCTAGCTTCTCTGGACAGGGACGAGTCTGAAATATCTCCATCGACCTTGTACGCAATTGCCTGTGTACTTGAGAACATCCCTTTCATCAATGGAAGCCCACAGAACACCTTTGTTCCAGGGCTGATTGACTTGGCTATTAGGAGGAACAGTTTAATCGGTGGAGACGACTTCAAGAGTGGTCAGACCAAGATGAAATCTGTGTTGATTGATTTCCTTGTTGGGGCTGGAATTAAG CCGACATCAATAGTGAGTTACAACCATCTGGGAAACAACGATGGCATGAATCTCTCGGCACCTCAAACCTTCAGATCGAAGGAGATCTCAAAGAGCAATGTAGTGGACGACATGGTTTCCAGTAATGGCATTCTCTACGAGCCAGGCGAGCACCCGGATCACGTCATCGTGATCAAG TATGTGCCATACGTGGGAGACAGCAAGAGAGCTATGGATGAGTACACATCGGAGATATTCATGGGAGGGAAGAGCACCATCGTCCTCCACAACACGTGTGAGGATTCCTTGTTGGCTGCTCCCATTATTTTGGACTTGGTCCTCCTGGCCGAGCTCAGTACTCGGATCGAATTCAAAGCTGAGGGAGAG GGCAAGTTCCACTCATTCCACCCTGTGGCCACCATTCTGAGCTACCTCACAAAGGCTCCACTG GTCCCGCCTGGTACTCCAGTGGTGAATGCTCTGTCGAAGCAGAGAGCAATGCTTGAGAACATTTTAAGGGCCTGTGTTGGATTGGCTCCGGAGAATAATATGATTTTGGAATATAAATGA